GATCCAAACGACAAGCGCAGGAATCGACCAGTTGCTCGACTTTCTCCGCGAGCGGCCGGGCGTGCTCGTTACCACCACCAAGGGCCTCCAGGCGGAGAACGCGGCCGGCCTCGCCGCCACCCTGATGCTGTCCCTCTTTTGGGGCATGCCTCGGCTGTACGAGTCCCAACGCGCGGCGGCGTGGCGGAAGCACCCCGTCGGGCTGTTGTCGACGCAGACCTGCGCCGTCCTCGGGTTGGGGCACGTGGGGATGTGCGTGGTATCGCATGCCCGGCACTTCGGGATGCGTGTGATCGGCGTGCGGCGGCAGCCCGCCGCGCCGGCAGAGGTGGACCGCGTGGCCGGCCCCGAGGAACTACCCGAGGTCCTCCGCGAGGCCGACTACGTCGTCGTCACGCTGCCGCTCACCGACCGTACCCGGGGGCTCATCGGCGGCCCCGCGTTCCGTGCGATGAAGCGCTCCGCGTATCTCATCAACGTCGCGCGGGGCGGCATTGTGGACGAAGCAGAGCTCGCGACGGCGCTGCGGGCCGGCGACATCGCCGGAGCCGCGATGGACGTGTTTGCCGAGGAGCCGCTGCCGTCCAGCCATCCTCTGTGGCGTGCGCCGAATCTTATCATCACGCCCCACATCGGGGGCGATCGCACCGACTACGTCGAGCAGGCCAGCAGCATCTTCGCCCACAACCTCACGGCGTTCCCCGACCGGACGCGCATGCGGGGTATCGCGAGCAACGTGCACGGCTATTGAGGGGCCGGCCTGTCCGGCCATCGGGAGGTGTCCATGTCCGCCGACAATGCGGGGGCCGTGTTCCCGGCCGAGGAGTACGACGCGCGCCTACGAGCGGTGCGCGAGGGGATCGCGGCCCGCGGGCTCGACGCGATCCTGCTGTTTGCGCCGGCCAACGTTTTCTATCTCACGGGGTATGCCACCGCGGCGTTCAGCAACTATCAATGCCTCGTCGTGCCCGTCGGTGGCGCGCCGTGGTTGGTCGTGCGCCTCTTGGAGCGGCCGGTCGCCGAGGCCACGACCGGGCTCAGCACCATCGAGACGTTCGAGGATCACGAGGAGCCGGCGGAGGCGGTCCGCCGCGCCCTGACCCGAGCGGGACTCCTCGGCCGCCGCCTCGGCGCCGAGCGCACCAGTCCCCTCTTCACCGTACGCAGTTACGAGCGCGTGGAAGCGCTGCTCGAGACGTCGTTCGCAGATGCCTCGGGATTGGTCGAGCCGGGACGGGCTGTCAAGTCGCCGCGCGAACTCGCGTGTGTCCGGTCGGCGGCGCGGTGCACGGAGGCGGGGATGCGCGCCGCCGTGGACGCCGTCGCGGCACGACGGACCGAGAACGACGTGGCGGCGGCCTGTTACGCCGCGATGATCGCCGCGGGCGGCGAGTTCTTCAGCAGCCAGCCGATCATCACCTCGGGGCCGAAATCGGGGATCGCTCATACGACGTTTCAGCGGCGCGTCCTCCGTCCGGGCGACCCGGTCCTCATCGAGATCGGCGCGGTCTGGAACCGGTACACCGCGCCATTGATGCGGACCGCCGTCGTGGGCGAACCCGCGCCGGAGATCCGCCGGATGTTCGACGCGTGTCGCGCGGCCCTGGACGCCAGCATCGAGGCCGTCCGGCCCGGCGCGCGGTCGCAGGACGTGCAGGCCGCGTGTCAGTCCGTGATCGACCGTTTCGGGTACGAGCCGAACTTCCGCAAGCGCGTCGGCTACAGTGTCGGCGTCGGATTTGGACCCGGCTGGGGCGAGGGACATATCTTCGACCTGAAGCGCCACGACGAACGGCCGCTGCGCCCGGGAATGGTCCTTCATCTTGTCCCCGCGATGCGGCAGAGCGGGGCCTTCGGCGTTGGAGTCAGCGAAACGGTCGCCGTCACCGACACCGGCGTCGAAATCTTGACGTCGTTCCCGCGAACGCTGGCGGTCCGGTAGCCGGGGCGCTGGGTGGACCGCAACCTGGAAGCTCTTCGCGCGGAAGCCGAGGCCAGGGGCGGCGAGATGCTCGACCTCGTGCGCCGCCTCGCCATGATGGAAAGCCCCACGCGGGACAAGGCACGGGTCGACGCGGTGATCGACGTTTTGGAAGAGGCCTACCGAGGGCTCGGCCTCGTATGCCGGCGGATTGCCGAGCCACTCTACGGCAACCACCTTATCGCGGATAGCCGGGGGGCCGAGCATCCCCGTGTTCTGCTGGTCGGCCACGCCGACACGGTATACGCCGCCGGAACGACAGACGCCATGCCGGTGGTGCTCGACGGCGGCCGGCTGCGCGGCCCCGGCGTGGTGGACATGAAAGGCGGACTCGTCGTCATGCTGTATGCCGTGCGCTCCCTCCTCGCACACCGGCCGCGGCTCGCAGGGTCGATTCGGGTTGTGATCAATTCTGATGAAGAGCCGGGATCCCCGTCGTCGCGCGGCCGGTGGCCCGAACTGGCGCGTGGAGCGGTAGCCGCACTGGTCTTTGAACCGGGACGCCTTGGCGGCACCCTCGTGCTCCGGCGCAAGGGTGTCGGGATCTTCCACCTGCGGGTCACGGGACGGGCCGCACATGCCGGGGCTGAACCGGAGAAAGGCGCGAGTGCCATTCGAGCGCTTGTGCGCAAGTGCCTGGACCTCGAAGGATTGGCCCGGCCGGACGCCGGGACGACTGTGAACGTGGGCGTGATCTCGGGCGGCACCCACGCGTACGTTGTCCCGGCGGAGGCGGAGGCGGCGATCGACGCGCGGGTCGCGACGGCCGCGGAAGCGGAGCGAGTTCTGTCCGGCATGAGGGCAATCGCGTCGCGTCCCGACGTCGCGGGTACCGTCGCGGCACTCGAGGGAGAGTTTCATCGCCCGCCCCTCGAACCCGGCCCCGAGACGGCACGGGTGATCGGCATCGTCGAGGCGGTGGGGCGCGAACTAAACACTCCGGTATGCTGGACCTCGACCGGCGGGGCATCGGACGGCAACAACATCGCGGCGGCCGGCGTGCCGACCGTCGACGCGATGGGACCGGAAGGCGGAGGCGCGCACAGCGTCGCGGAATACCTCGACGTCCCTTCGCTCGTCACCAAGACGGCATTGGCAGCCGGCGTCCTCGACCGGCTCATCGGCCCAGCCGCCTCGTGATACGCATCGCGGAGGTCGCGATCTACCGGGTCGACCTCCCGCTCATCGTCCCGTTCAGCCACGCGTCCGCCGGCCGAATCGGGGCGCTCGAGGAAATCGCCGTTCGAGTCCGATGCACGAACGGTGTGACGGGCTGGGGAGAGGCCCGCGGCAACGCCGCGTATGCGACCGGAAGCACCCTGGTCGAGGTGCTTGACGCGGCGATCCGGCTCTCCCGTTCGCTGCTCGGGTATCCGGTCGATCGCTTCGCCGGGGCCGCGGATCGGATGGACGCCGACGTGGCGGGGCATCCCCCGGCGAAAACGGCGCTCGATATCGCGATCCACGACGCGGCGGCCCGCACCCGCGGCGTGCCGGTCGTCGATTTGTTAGGCGGAGCACGTCGCCGCCAACTCCCGACCGACATCAGCCTGCCCTTTGCGGTACCGGAACAGATCGCCGCACAGGCGCGCGACGCCGTCCACGACGGCTTTCGCACCGTGAAAGTACGGGTCGGCGACCGTGCGGACGCCGACGACGCGCGTCTCGCGGCGGCGCGGCGGGCGATCGACGGCGAGCCAGACGGCGCAGCAGTGACCTTTGCGGCCGACGCAAACGGCGCTTGGGATCGCGATGAGGCGATCCGGCGCCTGCGCCGGTGGGCGCCGTACCGGCTGGCGTGGATCGAGCAGCCGGTGCCGGCGTCCGACTTGGAGGGCCTCGCCGCCGTCACACGGGAGAGCCCGGTTCCCGTGATGGCCGATGAGGCAGTCTTGGGGCCCGCGGAGCTACGGCGGCTGCTGGATGCCGATGCCGCGGACCTCCTTCACTTCAAACTCGCGAAGGCGGGCGGCATTACCCGCTTATTCGAGATGACCGCCATGGCGGATGCCGCGGGCAAGCCGTACATGATCGGTCAGATGGACGAGGGCATGCTCGCGACTGCCGCCGCGGTGCACTGCGGCGCAGCGTGCGCGGCCCGGCATTTCGAAGTGCACGGGTACGTCCGCGTCCGGCGTCAGCCGTTTCGGGGCCTTACGTACGATCGCGGCACGATGATGGTCCCCTCGGGCCCTGGTTTGGGCGTCGATGTGGACGACGACGCGTTGACACTGGTCCATTTAGCCCGTAACTGAGTCGGAATGCTGAACCAACGAATTCCCGGCGGTGGCGGGGCCGCGATGTCCGCGTGAACGTCCTCCCTTGCGACCGGTGCACTGAGGTTGAACCCGTCGGCGACTTCATTCGCCCCGCAGTCGCGGATCGAAGGCGTCTCGGGCCCCGTCGCCCGCGAGATTGAACGCGGCGACCGCAAAGAAAATCGCGAGTCCCGGGAACAAAACCACCCACCAGTGATCACGCATGTACTGCCGTCCGTCGGCGACCATGCGGCCCCAATCCGGCGTCCCCGGCTCCGACCCGAAGCCGATAAAGCTCAGCGCCGCCGTCGTGAGAATGATGGCGCCGAGATCGAGCGTGGCCTGGACGACAACGGGACTCAGCGCGTTGGGCAGCACGTGCCTCAACAGCACCCGCCGGTGGCGCGCGCCCATCGCGCGCGCGGCCTCCACGTAGTCGCGCTCGCGGATCGACAACGTCTGCGCGGCGACGATTCGTGCGTAGGGCGCCCACCAGCGCAGCGAGATCGCGACCACGATCGCCCACAGCGTCCGCTGCTGGATGGCGGCGACGACCGCCATCGCGAGCAGCAACCCAGGAAACGCCAGGAAGACGTCGGTAATCCGAAGCAGCACCTCGCCCCACAGGCCCCGGCCGTAGCCGGCAAGGAGTCCGACGGCGGTCCCCGCCGAGGTGGAGACCGCGAGCACGATGAGACCGCTGCCAACCGCCGGACGGGCCCCGTAGAGCACGCGGGTGAAAACGTCGAACCCCGAACTGTCGGTGCCGAACCAGTGCCGCGGTCCCGGCGGCTCAAATCGATCGAGCAATGTTCCCGTCTGCGGCCCGTACGGGGCGAGCGCCGGCGCGAGCGCGGCGACGACGAACAACACCGCGATCACGCCCACGCCAAAGAGCACGAGCGGGTTGCGTACCGCCTTCGGGACGAGCAACGTCCCGTAGATCACGTGAACCGGATGCGCGGATCCATGTACGCGTAGGCGATGTCGGTCGCCAAGTTGGCCAGCGAAAAAACGAACGCCGCCAGCGCAGTGTATGCCGTTACCGCGGGGAAATCGAACGAAGTGACGGCCCCCACGGCATACCGGCCGACACCCGGCCAGTAGAAAATCAGCTCGGTCACGACGGACCCGGTGAGCAGCCAGCCGGTAGAAAGGCCGAGGACCGTCACCGTCGGCATGAGCGCGTTGCGGAGGGCGTGCCGCAACGTCACCTGCCACTCGGGCATGCCTTTGGCGCGCGCCGTCCGCACGTAGTCCTGGTGAAGAACCTCGAGCAACGACGAACGCGTCATTCTGCTCACGAGCGCAATGAGCGGCAGCGCGAGGCTGAATGCCGGCAGCGCGAGATGGTTGAGGGCGTCGAGCAGGGCGGGCGCGTTGCCGGTGAGCGCGGCGTCCACGACGACGAGCCCGGTGACGTGTCGGACAGGAGAGAGTGCCACGACGGTCTCGCTGAGCATGCCGCCGGGATCGCGAACCCATCCCAGTCGATAGTAGAAGACGAACTGGAAGAGCAGGCCGACCCAAAACGTCGGCGCAGCCACGCCTACGATCGCCAGCCCCCGGCTCGCCTGATCGAGCCACGAGTTTCTGGTACGCGCCGCGACAACGCCGATCGGCACGCTGATCACGACCGCGAGGAGGAGGCCGGCGCCGGCGAGCTCGATCGTGTTCGGCAGATACGTGAGGATGTCGGCGGCGACCGGCCGGCCGGTGACCGGTGATGTACCCCACCGGCCGCTCGCGAGATCGCGCAGGTAGTAGCCGTACTGCACAATCAGGGGCTCGTCCAGGCGGTACTGCCGGGTGACGAGCGCGATCACGTCCGGCGTGACCTTGAACCCTTGCACGCCGGCCCAGATCTGGGCCACGTTCCGCGGGATGACGCGCGCGATGACAAACGTGACCGTCATCGCGCCGAACACGACGGCGATCAGCGTCGCCAACCGCTGCGCGATATACCGAATCATCTCAGCGCGGCCCGACCGCCGGCGCTCTCTACTGGAACTCGCTATCCCTGTTTGAACGTCTCGTAGAACATCGGATGAAACATCGGGTTGAACTGGAACCCGCCGACCCAGCTCGCCCGGGCATTCCACTTGTTGAGCACGCCCGCGGGCTCCGCCACCATCAGGATCGAGTACTGATCCCGGAAGTACATCTCCAACTCCCGGTAGATTGCGCGGCGGCGTGATGCGTCCTGCTCCATGCGGCCCCGCTCGATCAGCCCATCGGACTTCGCGTCGCCGGCAAACGCCGCGCCGAAGCCCTTGGGCGGCCAGTAGTCGGTCCGCGCGGAGAAGATGAAGTTGTCCGGGTCCGGGAAGTCTCCAACCCAGCGGCCCTCGATCAGCGGCACGCCGGGCACGGAGGTCTGCAGGCTGCTGAGCGTCGCCTGATCGATCTCCTGAAGGACGAGGCGAACGCCGATCTTCGCGAGGTCCTGCTGCCACATCACGGCGCCTTCCTGCCCGAGCACATAGCCCGGGACATACCGCAGCACGAGCCCCTTCGCCAACTCGGCCTTGGCCTGCGGAGACGCCTGGTCAAAGGCCGCCTTCGCCTTGGCGAGATCGAAATCGACGAGCGGGTAGTTGTTCACGTGCCCCAAGATGCCGCGCGGGATCATGCCGGCCATGCGCACGGCATAGCCGTTCAGCACTTTGCCGATGAACAGGTTGTAGTTGAAGGCGTGGCTGAGCCCTTTGCGCACGTTGAGATCGCTCGTCGGCAGGAGCTTGTGGTTCATGTTGACCTGCATCGTCGAGAGGCTCAACAGCGGTTGGCCGTTTTTGGTTTTCTCGATGACAATCGGCAGCCGGCTGCGCGCGATCCGCGCCTCGAGCCCCGGCAGGCTCTGCGCGCTGACGGTGGCGATGTCGATGTCGCCCTTCTCGAGGCGCAAGAGGCGCGTCTCTTCCTCCGGCACAGTCTCGAGCACTACGCGGTTCAGGTGGGCGTCGTTCCATCCTCGCCAGTAGTTGGGGTTGCGCACCAGCACGATGCGCTGCCCCTGATCCCAGCGGTCGATGATCCACGCGCCGATACCGGCCGTGTTGGCGGAGAGATAGTCGTTGCGCTTGCCCGGCTGGATCCCGCCGTGGGCCTCCACTACCTTGGGGTCGACGATGCTGCACACCGCCGGGTGCGACAGGATTACCGGCCACGCAGCGTAGGGATACTTCAGCACGAAACGGACCGTGTACCGATCCACGATGTCGGCGTGGTCGAACGGCACGGTGAGAAACAGCGGCCCCAACTTGGTGGCCTGCATGCGGTCGATGCTATACTTCACCGTGTCCGCGCTGAGCTCGCTGCCGGTGGTGAACTTCACCCCGCGGCGCAACTTGAACGTGTAGATCGTGCCGTTTCCCGAAACGGTCCACGACTCAGCGAGATACGGCTTCGCTTCCAGGCTGTAGCCGGGAAGGTACGTGAGGGTGTCATACAGTTCCGTGAGCACCCACCAGTTGCGGTTGCCGCGCGCGGTCTGTGGGTCAAGGTTGTCCTGCAGCTGATCCCAGGCAAACTGCAGCGTGCCGGAAATCGCGCGCTGCGCGCTCGCCGTACCCGCCGTCCGCGACAGCCAACCGGCGCTGAAGCCGATGCCGAGTACGCCCCCGGCGCCGGCCACCAGCGCACGACGCAGCCCTTCACGCCGCGGGAACCGGCGTCCCCCGTCGTGCGATCGGTCCATCACCGTCTCTCCTCTCGTCGAGCGTTTCTGTCGGGCGGCGGAGTGGCCGTCACGCGCGCCGCCGTCTCTCGGATCACGTCCGCGGGCCGCAGAAGTGTCGTTCGCACCCCTCCTCGTTCCTACGCCTCGGCCAGTCGGAACAGCACGGCGGCGGCGTATTCGATGCCCTTCAGGTAGTATTCGATGTCCACGTTTTCGTCCGGCGAGTGAATGCGGCAGTCCGGATTCGCAAACCCGGTTAGCACCGGCGGGATGCCGAGCGATTCCGCGAAGACGCCTTCGGCCGTCGGCCCGCGCCGTTCCGCCTCCCAATCGGCGCCGAAGACGTCCAGCCCCGCGCGGCGGATGGCGCGAACGATCTTCGCGGTGTTGGGCGTATGCCACGTCTGCGAGCGGGCGGAGATGACGCGCATCTCTACGTCGGCGTAGCCGGAGCGATCCAGGTGCGCGCGCAGTTTCTCCGCGAGCCGGCCCGCGTGCAGCCGCGGCGGACAACGAAAGTCCAGTTTGGCCGTGGCCCGGCGCGGGACAGCCGTCATCAACACGCCCGGCGACGTGTCACCGGCCCAGAAGCCGCAGATGGTGCACGTCGGCTCCATGTAGAATGCGCGGACCAGGTCTTCGCCGCTGCGCCCCGCCGGAAACGCGCGGCCCCGCAGACCGTGCTGGTGCCGGACCGCCTCCGGGTC
The window above is part of the bacterium genome. Proteins encoded here:
- a CDS encoding D-2-hydroxyacid dehydrogenase, coding for MTVRPYRLVRLLPPSRTALRVLISHPLCDEYARALAAHMPLDDLTGSDLNREPLETVDVLLTWKPPGGLMARLSCLRWIQTTSAGIDQLLDFLRERPGVLVTTTKGLQAENAAGLAATLMLSLFWGMPRLYESQRAAAWRKHPVGLLSTQTCAVLGLGHVGMCVVSHARHFGMRVIGVRRQPAAPAEVDRVAGPEELPEVLREADYVVVTLPLTDRTRGLIGGPAFRAMKRSAYLINVARGGIVDEAELATALRAGDIAGAAMDVFAEEPLPSSHPLWRAPNLIITPHIGGDRTDYVEQASSIFAHNLTAFPDRTRMRGIASNVHGY
- a CDS encoding Xaa-Pro peptidase family protein encodes the protein MSADNAGAVFPAEEYDARLRAVREGIAARGLDAILLFAPANVFYLTGYATAAFSNYQCLVVPVGGAPWLVVRLLERPVAEATTGLSTIETFEDHEEPAEAVRRALTRAGLLGRRLGAERTSPLFTVRSYERVEALLETSFADASGLVEPGRAVKSPRELACVRSAARCTEAGMRAAVDAVAARRTENDVAAACYAAMIAAGGEFFSSQPIITSGPKSGIAHTTFQRRVLRPGDPVLIEIGAVWNRYTAPLMRTAVVGEPAPEIRRMFDACRAALDASIEAVRPGARSQDVQAACQSVIDRFGYEPNFRKRVGYSVGVGFGPGWGEGHIFDLKRHDERPLRPGMVLHLVPAMRQSGAFGVGVSETVAVTDTGVEILTSFPRTLAVR
- a CDS encoding ABC transporter permease, with protein sequence MIYGTLLVPKAVRNPLVLFGVGVIAVLFVVAALAPALAPYGPQTGTLLDRFEPPGPRHWFGTDSSGFDVFTRVLYGARPAVGSGLIVLAVSTSAGTAVGLLAGYGRGLWGEVLLRITDVFLAFPGLLLAMAVVAAIQQRTLWAIVVAISLRWWAPYARIVAAQTLSIRERDYVEAARAMGARHRRVLLRHVLPNALSPVVVQATLDLGAIILTTAALSFIGFGSEPGTPDWGRMVADGRQYMRDHWWVVLFPGLAIFFAVAAFNLAGDGARDAFDPRLRGE
- a CDS encoding ABC transporter permease translates to MIRYIAQRLATLIAVVFGAMTVTFVIARVIPRNVAQIWAGVQGFKVTPDVIALVTRQYRLDEPLIVQYGYYLRDLASGRWGTSPVTGRPVAADILTYLPNTIELAGAGLLLAVVISVPIGVVAARTRNSWLDQASRGLAIVGVAAPTFWVGLLFQFVFYYRLGWVRDPGGMLSETVVALSPVRHVTGLVVVDAALTGNAPALLDALNHLALPAFSLALPLIALVSRMTRSSLLEVLHQDYVRTARAKGMPEWQVTLRHALRNALMPTVTVLGLSTGWLLTGSVVTELIFYWPGVGRYAVGAVTSFDFPAVTAYTALAAFVFSLANLATDIAYAYMDPRIRFT
- a CDS encoding ABC transporter substrate-binding protein — encoded protein: MDRSHDGGRRFPRREGLRRALVAGAGGVLGIGFSAGWLSRTAGTASAQRAISGTLQFAWDQLQDNLDPQTARGNRNWWVLTELYDTLTYLPGYSLEAKPYLAESWTVSGNGTIYTFKLRRGVKFTTGSELSADTVKYSIDRMQATKLGPLFLTVPFDHADIVDRYTVRFVLKYPYAAWPVILSHPAVCSIVDPKVVEAHGGIQPGKRNDYLSANTAGIGAWIIDRWDQGQRIVLVRNPNYWRGWNDAHLNRVVLETVPEEETRLLRLEKGDIDIATVSAQSLPGLEARIARSRLPIVIEKTKNGQPLLSLSTMQVNMNHKLLPTSDLNVRKGLSHAFNYNLFIGKVLNGYAVRMAGMIPRGILGHVNNYPLVDFDLAKAKAAFDQASPQAKAELAKGLVLRYVPGYVLGQEGAVMWQQDLAKIGVRLVLQEIDQATLSSLQTSVPGVPLIEGRWVGDFPDPDNFIFSARTDYWPPKGFGAAFAGDAKSDGLIERGRMEQDASRRRAIYRELEMYFRDQYSILMVAEPAGVLNKWNARASWVGGFQFNPMFHPMFYETFKQG
- a CDS encoding enolase C-terminal domain-like protein gives rise to the protein MIRIAEVAIYRVDLPLIVPFSHASAGRIGALEEIAVRVRCTNGVTGWGEARGNAAYATGSTLVEVLDAAIRLSRSLLGYPVDRFAGAADRMDADVAGHPPAKTALDIAIHDAAARTRGVPVVDLLGGARRRQLPTDISLPFAVPEQIAAQARDAVHDGFRTVKVRVGDRADADDARLAAARRAIDGEPDGAAVTFAADANGAWDRDEAIRRLRRWAPYRLAWIEQPVPASDLEGLAAVTRESPVPVMADEAVLGPAELRRLLDADAADLLHFKLAKAGGITRLFEMTAMADAAGKPYMIGQMDEGMLATAAAVHCGAACAARHFEVHGYVRVRRQPFRGLTYDRGTMMVPSGPGLGVDVDDDALTLVHLARN
- a CDS encoding M20 family metallopeptidase, with the translated sequence MDRNLEALRAEAEARGGEMLDLVRRLAMMESPTRDKARVDAVIDVLEEAYRGLGLVCRRIAEPLYGNHLIADSRGAEHPRVLLVGHADTVYAAGTTDAMPVVLDGGRLRGPGVVDMKGGLVVMLYAVRSLLAHRPRLAGSIRVVINSDEEPGSPSSRGRWPELARGAVAALVFEPGRLGGTLVLRRKGVGIFHLRVTGRAAHAGAEPEKGASAIRALVRKCLDLEGLARPDAGTTVNVGVISGGTHAYVVPAEAEAAIDARVATAAEAERVLSGMRAIASRPDVAGTVAALEGEFHRPPLEPGPETARVIGIVEAVGRELNTPVCWTSTGGASDGNNIAAAGVPTVDAMGPEGGGAHSVAEYLDVPSLVTKTALAAGVLDRLIGPAAS